The Erigeron canadensis isolate Cc75 chromosome 1, C_canadensis_v1, whole genome shotgun sequence genome segment atgatgtgtcAGCTCAAGAACGCCCGCATTAGAGATAGTCTTAGTCAACAAAAAACCTAAGCCAAAACATTATATATGGAAATTCGTCAACGCTTTTAGGTGGATTGGCAAGCATGTCGTCATTTTTTAAAGTCCACCTAGGCTTGATCCTTATAAAGGCTAAGACTTTGAAGTAGTAAACTACTATTGTAGCATGTATATTATGTAGATAACAATGGAATCTATCaatttaatgtataaaaattGAATGTATTTTAAGTTTGTTTAACAACACTATggaattaaaagtttaaaatgagTAACCAAATGTGTCTCTGTGTTTTGAATATACTTGCGCACAaagtattgtgtttttttttttttttttaaatagagcTGATATAAATGGCTAATACTTTCAATTTTGACGCACTTACATCGGGTTCAAATCCTGACAATGACCTAAAGGGTATGCTCTCTcatatatagataattataacATAGTTAATATCTCCTCGTTACGTTTGTATGTGACAGTATTTGAACCTATAAcctcttcaaaaaaaaaacccttaaaaagcTCTCTATCCAATAGCCTATCTCTCCAATAACTTGCTTTTGCaaagaaaaagttaaattaaaaatcttcatcATAACTTCTATGAAGTTCACCCTTTGTATAAATATCAAATCAATAcacaatatatttattagatcatctacatcaaaaatattattttgtttttaaaagttataataaaatatatccaCTAGTAGAGTACAATATTAAATGTGACCAAACAGAATATTAAGCTTGTGTTCAATATTTTCTCTATAAATACTCTATGCATCCCCTTCTATCCTTtattcaccaccaccatcaccttTTATAATAAAACCAAACACACTCTTAGCTAGGTGAAAACCAGTATTTCTTCACTAAAAATGGGcatcaaaaaatcaaacaaactttCACAAGCAGCATTATTAAAGCAAATACTAAAAAGATGTTCAAGTCTAGGCAAAAAACATggatatgatgatgatggacTTCCACTTGATGTCCCAAAAGGCCATTTTCCCGTCTATGTAGGCGTAAAGCGCACCCGATATATCGTACCGATATCGTATTTAACACATCCTGAATTCCAAAGGTTGCTCCAACATGCTGAAGAAGAATTTGGGTTTCATCATGAAATGGGTCTCACTATTCCTTGTGAAGAAGTCGTTTTTCAATCACTCACTTCTATGCTACGATGACGTGTTTCAGACTAGTGGTTGATTAATTATGGGACTCGAGAGTATCGCATAAAATTAGTGGTTGATATAGTGTACGGAGAGATTTTTTAGATGTGGCGCTTTGACGCTGACCAAAAATGATGGTGGCGAAGACGGGTGGTGACTGCGCTGAGTGCTGTTATTACTATTGTTGGATATGTTCGAAAAATATGGGTTTTTGCAGAGCTAAAGTGTTTAAATCCAGAAAAACGTACAACTGTTGAAGAACGAAGCACAAGTTGTTTAAACGTTTGATTTCTGAGATGGTGATTTTGAGCTCTGGGAAAAGggatttcctttttttttaaccatatttatttgttttcttttattttttggctGACTCTTACCCAAAATATagaaatttaataagtttagtaTTTTGGGTTAGATGAttgaatgaatgaatttgtACAAATGAAATGTTGTAATTTTCCTCATTTGAGGTGTAAATTGTTTTACACCCACTTGAGAGTGACTAAATGTTTCCCTAATATTATGAGATATTTGGTGGTTTTTTAACAAATTGTTATTGgttgatatttttatttgttatatgtgtGATGATCTTTCCTTTTaccatcattattattttatattgtatatattgtaAGTATATGGTATTTTTGGTCCGAATGAGCTCTTTTGCCTTGTAACTCGATGCGATGCTCGGTGATCTAAGAAAGCCTCTATACCTTGCTGGTTGTATTTGCATAATTTCATGCAAATCAATGTAAATGTTTgctaaaaatagaaatatattttttcttattagaAATAGTGCATACACATAACAtcaactaattattattattattaatttgtaattatCGCTAATTAATATGACTGGTTTTGGAGTTGAAAATACTTCATGTTTGTTGACCGTATTGCACAAGTTTCCACGAATTTCGTACTATTTCATCATGTGGGTGGGTACCCTTGAAAAGGTTAAATTACCTTTTCAAGATTTGCAGAAAAAGGTGTAAACAGaactattaatatattttaaaactataataatattttagtaacgatatacatatttaattaaacTTAAAAGTACCAAATTGTTTCGGCAGTTTGATGGAGAGTCATGGACTAGCAATGGAATTCATAAACTTTTTCAAGATTTGCAGAAAAGTTGTAAAAAGGACTGTAAATATAGTATGTTaataactataaatatattttaataatgatatacatatttaattaaacTTATAAGTACCAAATTGTATCTTAGAATTTAAAGAAGTACTTGTTTCGGCAGTTTGATAGTTCCTTAAATCCActataaaaatttacaaatctTCATCCAAAAACTTATGTTATAGCTTCATACCATCATATCCTCACCGGCATTCATCCATTTCTCACGAATGCAAAATCAACTTTCAACTCATTTGTTTACTACCATGTTAAGGTCTCGTTAGATGCATACACAAATACTCGTAGTTGCCAAGTCTTAGATTGTTTACGTCCAAATTAAAAGGTTGCACAAATCATTTATTACAACACCATCCACAAAGTTTTGTTGGATAATATTTACTGTACAAAAGTGTGATTTTTGGCCAAATTAGTTTCTTTTAAACATGAACTTTCTTTGAAAATCGGTCTCGATTTAAGCCGTGTTCGGATCTAAAATGTTTATATGTTGATCCCATGATGAAAACGGGTCATGGACTCATGGGAtatgaattttttgttttagaaCTTTCAAAATCAAGAGTAATAAAAGTTGGGGTTTTGTCCCAAAAACCCATTGATGGAAAATTCCCGTTGATTGTATTAAGCTCGTCAAATTTTACTCCGTACTTCCGTAGTACTACTTCtgcttattttttttacacGGACTTctgcttattattattattattttgaatatgtcttttaattattgatttttcaaaatgaaTGATTTGTAGTAAATTAGACctgcataataataataataataataataataataataataataataataataataataataataataataataataataataataataatataaaaaaacagaAATTGTCATGGTCTTGTTTATTTGTCCGTTTGAATGTTGaaagtattaaaaagaaaaggatatttttcttttctgtcTATATATAAGACAATATTAGCAGTTTTATTTTCTAGCTGTAATATggaataaatatatttatatgtattatcaAAATTAGAATAAATCACCGAAGAAGACATGGGCAGAAAGGAGAACCACCTGATTGATAGGTGGGCTGCACCATGACCCAGACTTGTTGGGCTACAACTGCATTAATTGACATAGTGACCAACTGGTAATTGCCCAATTTGTCTCCTGTCCCTAACCCTCCTCAACCCTACCCTGCCCCACAAGCTTAGTTCAACTTAGATTTTAATCTAACGTTCATTTGGCTgtataaaattttaatcaatAGCTATGTGAAATTGTGAAGTAAGTATCTGTAAATGGGCTATTGGTCTAGTGGTTCACAAGAGGTGGGACGCTTTGTGTCTTGAGAAGTCCATTGCTCAAATTAAAACTTTGATGATTAATTATTAACAAGAGAAAAACTAACAAGAAGTCAACAACAGGAGGTAAAAAGAAAGATTATGTTAAATATCTTATTACCATTTATAAATCTTTAACGTGCATGAGTTATGAGTAGATCAAACATGACAAAATTAGCACATCGGGTTCGCATTAGCATGAGTTGGTTCTCTCGTAACTTGCTTAGTATGAAGCAGTCATCATTTATGCATCCATATGTAAATATACGATACGATGTTCTCATTGTTAGAAattttatgtataatatattatttaatgtgtttaaataatataacataaaatattcaAGTGAGGATGTTAAAATGAAGTTGAAAGTGTATTTAACTAATCTGGTTTTGTCTCACATTAAAGTATAAGCATTAAGTGTGTCTATAAATAGGAGTGTTGGAggaataataattttttataggtGGTCACACCCCAAAAGGGCAAGGAGGGTGCAAGGCACAATGTGACGTTTTAGTGGCGCGAGCCGCTTATTGAAGGTATAATTCCGCCACTCAGCTTGGCTCCATTATGGCTTCTATGGCTCAGGTGGTATTCATGGTTTAATACCTGGAACGATATTTGCATTAATTCAGCAAATGACACCTATTGTTAATATTCTAAgtgaaaatcaaaagttatacaCAACACCAACAACAAAAAATCAGCTTGGATCCTCCAACTAAATTtctatcatttttttctcttcaatttGTTATTGAAGGTATCATTATGGGTTGTTGTTTAACTTTGGTAGTGCATATTGTTTTGGTTGTTGTACCTTAGAAAACTGACAGGTTCATTTGGGTGGCCCAAAACCAATTTTAAGTGCGATCTATGTTTAACTGAATCCTCTGCTCAAtttgtcttcttcttttgtGTTTACTTTAAGTAATTTTGATTCTTGTATTGTTTAGTTAGTTGTtaattttattgtaattttatGTTATAATTCGAATGTATTATcaataaattacttttaatgAAAGGTGTTTCTACGCTCATATaccttatataatatatatgagaaaagtgagtatgaggctgtaaTGTACCAAACTAAGGGgaaaaactcctcacataccaatattttaatattttgaataaatgcttggtctcccatgatttttatggtttaaaaaaatgtatgtgagAGTtattcacccaacttaggtgcctaacagcctcatattcttttcccctaatatatatatagggggaagtgAAGGTAGTGCTGTTAGACATCTAAATTGGGTGGAATCCCTATCACATGttgattttttaatccataaaaaacatggggcctattatttattcattatatatttatggattaaaaagtTAGCATGTGAGgggatttcacccaacttaggcgCATAACAGCACCACCTTTacttttcacatatatatatatatatagggtaacactccggtgagaacactttttaaataaaaacggtgagaacacttaaaaacatcattttgatgcattaaaagtccataaaactaacatagtgcataactaattatcattatttaagtgtttaacaacacattgatccttcaaaatcagaaaaattacgttttttgttttgtgcatccatcttggatgcatattttcaaaatgatgcatacaacaaaaaacgtgattttttcgattttgacggatccatgtgttgttaaacacttaaataatgataattagttatgcactatgtcagttttatggacttttaatgcatcaaaatgtagtttttaagtgttctcatttgttctcattttaagttggttctcatttgattgtcaccctatatatatatatatatatacaatcaaataagaacagtcttaaaataagaaccggtgagaacacttaaaaactatattttgatgcattaaaagtacataaaactaacatagtgtataactaattatcattatttaagtgtttaataatatattggcctatcaaaatcgagaaaatcatgttttttttgtttttgttttgtgcatccatcttggatgcatatttatcaaaatgatgcatccaataaaaaacgtgattttttcgatttcgACGGATCgatttgttgttaaacacttagataatgataattagttatgcactatgttggttttatagagttttaatgcatcaaaattatgttttttaagtgttctcaccggagtgttatatatataaatatatatatatatggcatgtTTCTTAAACTTTACATATAGGAATTTACTTTAAAGCTGATAGAACAAGTCATTTTTATAAACTATTCTACTTACAttgtcttattttaaaatttgagtAAATAATACAGTTATATTTGTTAAATCATatgttatacatatatgtgtgtgtgtgggtgggGGGAATAAAATAACAATCATAAGTAATTAGTCATTAGGTAATATTTATTGTatcgttatatatataacgagtataatatattttattatatataactatacactttttatactataacattatttttattacatgtCATTCACGATGAATTACGTAAAAAATAAACAGACCGGTGCAACGCACGAGTTTCACCTAGTTAGAAACAAAAATGGTACGTAATAGAAGGAACCTTAGCTCAATATCACGTTTAATCACCCATCGACAAACAAACAACACACATCGTAAGCTGGTTGTTGGGAAGCCCGTCACGCAGCTACCATCACCCGTTTTACCGTTTGTAGCataaggggggagggagtggtcaccCAACTTTCCCCAATACTAACCAATTAAATCTTTCCACCTCAATTTTTCCTAATCTTTCCCCATCTTCCTCAAATCACTGATGGGACTTTCCCCCAatctccacctcatcatttctttttgatttatttttaataccaatacaatttcaaaaaatatataaactaaaacatatatatataatcagcaatataaaaatttaaagtacAGGGGTTgatatgtaataaaaaatagtttacaGGGACCAACATgcaattagtataaataaataaaataatttacaggGACTAAAAtgtaattaacaaataaaaataaaaaataaaaaagtagaaCATATCTGGTCGtttttgcttcttcttcttcatggcTAGACATATAAATAtagtcatatacatatatacaactccattgttcaactatatataaaagaaaataaaaaattaaccatGGCCCCCATCTTTGACCAACCAATCAATCTCACTCTCTCTCCTTCTTTCCTTTCTCCCTCCTTCTTCCCCCATCGGGGTTCTTCACTTATAATCATCCCCCCTCTCCTGCGGTGAAACACCGGTAGCCATGTGCCCGCTTGGCCCCGCGACCTCTTCCCCGCTTCCACTCCCTTCCCTCTAATGTAATCAAAGTTTATGAATTCTGAGTCATATTTAATTTATGCTTTTCAATTTGTTTCGAAAAAAATTTACACCCGCGCATTACACGTATGTGATTCAAGTATCTAACAATTATGATGAAAACGGAAACGGAAGAGGCTAAATTAGACATTTGACAAAGGAAGATTCGTATGTCATTTTCAAAcgtatttcttgtttttgtcaACATAGCTGGGAGCCATGTGCTAAGATTTTCCTTACAAAATGTACACTAGTGAATCTCCGAGTTTTCATCTGTGTTTAATTATTTACGTCTTTTACCGGCTAAATTTGAGGTGAAAcacatttaaaacttaaaaaatgaaTTACTATTTAAGAATAGGCGAGACGTCTAACGATATATCGGTTAATCGatcaaaagatatgaatttaAGTCCTGTAACAGATAAAGAAGTGGACAATTGAGTGGTAAGATCTATGGCTTCTGCTAAATGAGAGGCTGACCTTATCTCTTCCAATTCAGTTCGAGCCTCAAATTAACCTACTCGAAAAGCTCACGAGATTAGTCGatcattttaatatttaaaccCTAAACATTATATATCTTTACACAATTATTAGCCTACTGAGATGATCTTAATCGAGTCGGTGTCAAAATATTGAGTCGAGCTGGAAATTATCAAACGtatgttggagtgtgatcattttattataaaccgGATgaccggaaataatttaagcctaaagggtcacacaaaatgacacggtaactctatattattaattagtatattaaagtaatatattaattaatt includes the following:
- the LOC122609260 gene encoding auxin-responsive protein SAUR50 gives rise to the protein MGIKKSNKLSQAALLKQILKRCSSLGKKHGYDDDGLPLDVPKGHFPVYVGVKRTRYIVPISYLTHPEFQRLLQHAEEEFGFHHEMGLTIPCEEVVFQSLTSMLR